The Daucus carota subsp. sativus chromosome 2, DH1 v3.0, whole genome shotgun sequence genome includes a window with the following:
- the LOC108208826 gene encoding oxysterol-binding protein-related protein 2A isoform X3, with product MRVKQMYHPLCCLPLENTAIGNQSPEISTSGIAGSESSSSFAGVLSKWTNYSKGWRSRWFVLRHGVLSYSKTHRLENFATPPPESDVSLIGPVPSVNPTTTSRHKNTQSGIIHLKISSFRESRSDNRRFYIFTATKTLHLRTHSKKERVAWIRALVSTRCLYSLRPLNDNLSLVPSNLSLSTAKLKNCLLENGISEVLVKDCEQIMISEFSDIEGQVKVLCEERSNLLDTLRQLEAANFEAETSGATDGDYQLTKFEYSSSSLGRGKFAGYSTTESSDDAGKQELDEVSDEEEAQFFDTEECFPEATTSSGSIGVDYMAKSIDCQINNIGSASSKMDINASGYPPFRRRNKLPDPVEKEKGVSLWAMIKDMVGKDLSRVCLPVYFNEPISTLQKCFEELEYSHLLDQAYEYGKEGNSLLRILSVAAFAVSGYASTDGRHCKPFNPMLGETYEADYPEKGVRFFSEKVSHHPTLIACHCEGKGWKFWGDSNLRSKFWGRSIQLDPLGTLTLEFDDGEIFQWSKVTTTIYNLILGKLYCDHHGTMQICGNRQYSCTLKFKEQSILDRNPRQVHGFVEDDTGEKVATLYGKWDEHMYYTLGDRVSKTKDFSSASLLWKRSETPPNLTRYNLTPFAITLNEIAPGLKLYLIPNI from the exons ATGCGAGTTAAGCAAATGTATCATCCTCTATGTTGTTTACCGCTCGAAAACACCGCGATCGGAAACCAGTCGCCGGAGATTTCAACCTCCGGCATTGCCGGATCTGAATCATCCTCTTCATTCGCCGGAGTTTTGTCCAAGTGGACCAATTACAGTAAGGGATGGAGATCCAGGTGGTTCGTATTACGTCACGGCGTTTTGTCTTACTCCAAGACTCACCGCCTCGAAAACTTCGCCACGCCCCCGCCGGAAAGTGACGTCAGCCTCATCGGCCCCGTCCCCTCCGTCAATCCCACCACCACTAGTAGACATAAGAATACACAATCTGGAATAATCCATCTCAAG ATCTCTTCGTTTAGGGAGAGCAGGTCGGACAATAGGAGGTTTTATATTTTTACGGCGACTAAGACTCTTCACTTGAGAACACATTCGAAGAAAGAGAGGGTGGCTTGGATAAGAGCTTTGGTTTCAACTAGATGTCTCTATTCTTTAAGACCGTTGAATGATAATCTCTCACTTGTACCGAGCAATTTATCTCTATCGACTGCGAAACTTAAGAATTGTTTGCTTGAGAATGGCATTAGCGAGGTACTTGTTAAGGACTGTGAGCAGATTATGATCTCGGAATTTTCAGATATAGAAGGTCAAGTTAAAGTTCTTTGTGAGGAGCGCTCCAATTTGCTGGACACATTAAGGCAGCTCGAG GCGGCTAATTTTGAAGCTGAAACCTCAGGTGCTACTGATGGTGATTATCAGTTGACAAAGTTTGAATATTCAAGTTCAAGTCTAGGGCGTGGAAAATTTGCTG GATACAGCACAACCGAATCATCTGATGATGCTGGGAAGCAAGAGCTTGATGAAGTGTCAGATGAAGAGGAAGCTCAATTTTTTGACACTGAAGAGTGTTTTCCTGAAGCAACAACTAGTTCTGGGTCTATAGGTGTAGATTACATGGCTAAGAGTATCGATTGTCAAATCAATAATATTGGCAGCGCGAGTAGCAAAATGGATATCAATGCCTCTGGATATCCACCGTTCAGGAGGCGGAATAAGCTCCCGGATCCTGTTGAAAAGGAGAAAGGTGTCAGTTTATGGGCTATGATAAAAGACATGGTAGGAAAGGATCTTAGTAGAGTCTGTTTGCCTGTGTACTTCAACGAGCCGATATCAACTCTTCAGAAATGCTTTGAGGAATTAGAATACTCTCATCTTTTAGATCAGGCATATGAGTATGGGAAAGAG GGCAACAGTCTCCTGAGAATTTTAAGTGTTGCTGCATTTGCGGTTTCTGGATATGCATCCACTGATGGTCGACATTGTAAACCTTTCAATCCTATGCTAGGGGAAACATATGAAGCTGACTATCCTGAAAAAGGAGTGCGTTTTTTCTCAGAAAAG GTAAGTCACCATCCAACCCTCATTGCTTGCCATTGCGAAGGTAAAGGGTGGAAATTTTGGGGGGACAGCAATCTGCGATCAAAATTTTGGGGAAGATCAATACAGCTCGATCCCCTTGGAACTCTTACCTTGGAATTTGACGACGGCGAGATTTTCCAGTGGAGCAAG GTTACAACCACAATTTATAATCTCATACTTGGTAAACTATACTGCGATCACCATGGAACAATGCAAATATGTGGTAATCGCCAATATTCATGTACACTCAAGTTCAAAGAACAGTCTATCCTAGATCGCAATCCACGACAG GTTCAtggatttgttgaagatgatacaGGGGAAAAAGTTGCTACCCTATACGGGAAGTGGGATGAGCACATGTATTATACACTTGGAGATCGAGTCAGTAAGACAAAAGATTTCTCTTCTGCATCTTTGTTATGGAAAAGGAGCGAGACGCCTCCTAATCTCACTCGATACAATTTGACGCCATTTGCCATCACTCTCAATGAGATTGCACCAGGACTGAAG CTTTATCTGATCCCAAATATTTGA
- the LOC108208826 gene encoding oxysterol-binding protein-related protein 2A isoform X1: MRVKQMYHPLCCLPLENTAIGNQSPEISTSGIAGSESSSSFAGVLSKWTNYSKGWRSRWFVLRHGVLSYSKTHRLENFATPPPESDVSLIGPVPSVNPTTTSRHKNTQSGIIHLKISSFRESRSDNRRFYIFTATKTLHLRTHSKKERVAWIRALVSTRCLYSLRPLNDNLSLVPSNLSLSTAKLKNCLLENGISEVLVKDCEQIMISEFSDIEGQVKVLCEERSNLLDTLRQLEAANFEAETSGATDGDYQLTKFEYSSSSLGRGKFAGYSTTESSDDAGKQELDEVSDEEEAQFFDTEECFPEATTSSGSIGVDYMAKSIDCQINNIGSASSKMDINASGYPPFRRRNKLPDPVEKEKGVSLWAMIKDMVGKDLSRVCLPVYFNEPISTLQKCFEELEYSHLLDQAYEYGKEGNSLLRILSVAAFAVSGYASTDGRHCKPFNPMLGETYEADYPEKGVRFFSEKVSHHPTLIACHCEGKGWKFWGDSNLRSKFWGRSIQLDPLGTLTLEFDDGEIFQWSKVTTTIYNLILGKLYCDHHGTMQICGNRQYSCTLKFKEQSILDRNPRQVHGFVEDDTGEKVATLYGKWDEHMYYTLGDRVSKTKDFSSASLLWKRSETPPNLTRYNLTPFAITLNEIAPGLKIKEKLPPTDSRLRPDQRHLENGEYDKANEEKQRLETRQRMSRKLQENGWRARWFNRESEDGPFRYAGGYWEAREKRKWDDCADIFGQFCEDLSSTKGS, from the exons ATGCGAGTTAAGCAAATGTATCATCCTCTATGTTGTTTACCGCTCGAAAACACCGCGATCGGAAACCAGTCGCCGGAGATTTCAACCTCCGGCATTGCCGGATCTGAATCATCCTCTTCATTCGCCGGAGTTTTGTCCAAGTGGACCAATTACAGTAAGGGATGGAGATCCAGGTGGTTCGTATTACGTCACGGCGTTTTGTCTTACTCCAAGACTCACCGCCTCGAAAACTTCGCCACGCCCCCGCCGGAAAGTGACGTCAGCCTCATCGGCCCCGTCCCCTCCGTCAATCCCACCACCACTAGTAGACATAAGAATACACAATCTGGAATAATCCATCTCAAG ATCTCTTCGTTTAGGGAGAGCAGGTCGGACAATAGGAGGTTTTATATTTTTACGGCGACTAAGACTCTTCACTTGAGAACACATTCGAAGAAAGAGAGGGTGGCTTGGATAAGAGCTTTGGTTTCAACTAGATGTCTCTATTCTTTAAGACCGTTGAATGATAATCTCTCACTTGTACCGAGCAATTTATCTCTATCGACTGCGAAACTTAAGAATTGTTTGCTTGAGAATGGCATTAGCGAGGTACTTGTTAAGGACTGTGAGCAGATTATGATCTCGGAATTTTCAGATATAGAAGGTCAAGTTAAAGTTCTTTGTGAGGAGCGCTCCAATTTGCTGGACACATTAAGGCAGCTCGAG GCGGCTAATTTTGAAGCTGAAACCTCAGGTGCTACTGATGGTGATTATCAGTTGACAAAGTTTGAATATTCAAGTTCAAGTCTAGGGCGTGGAAAATTTGCTG GATACAGCACAACCGAATCATCTGATGATGCTGGGAAGCAAGAGCTTGATGAAGTGTCAGATGAAGAGGAAGCTCAATTTTTTGACACTGAAGAGTGTTTTCCTGAAGCAACAACTAGTTCTGGGTCTATAGGTGTAGATTACATGGCTAAGAGTATCGATTGTCAAATCAATAATATTGGCAGCGCGAGTAGCAAAATGGATATCAATGCCTCTGGATATCCACCGTTCAGGAGGCGGAATAAGCTCCCGGATCCTGTTGAAAAGGAGAAAGGTGTCAGTTTATGGGCTATGATAAAAGACATGGTAGGAAAGGATCTTAGTAGAGTCTGTTTGCCTGTGTACTTCAACGAGCCGATATCAACTCTTCAGAAATGCTTTGAGGAATTAGAATACTCTCATCTTTTAGATCAGGCATATGAGTATGGGAAAGAG GGCAACAGTCTCCTGAGAATTTTAAGTGTTGCTGCATTTGCGGTTTCTGGATATGCATCCACTGATGGTCGACATTGTAAACCTTTCAATCCTATGCTAGGGGAAACATATGAAGCTGACTATCCTGAAAAAGGAGTGCGTTTTTTCTCAGAAAAG GTAAGTCACCATCCAACCCTCATTGCTTGCCATTGCGAAGGTAAAGGGTGGAAATTTTGGGGGGACAGCAATCTGCGATCAAAATTTTGGGGAAGATCAATACAGCTCGATCCCCTTGGAACTCTTACCTTGGAATTTGACGACGGCGAGATTTTCCAGTGGAGCAAG GTTACAACCACAATTTATAATCTCATACTTGGTAAACTATACTGCGATCACCATGGAACAATGCAAATATGTGGTAATCGCCAATATTCATGTACACTCAAGTTCAAAGAACAGTCTATCCTAGATCGCAATCCACGACAG GTTCAtggatttgttgaagatgatacaGGGGAAAAAGTTGCTACCCTATACGGGAAGTGGGATGAGCACATGTATTATACACTTGGAGATCGAGTCAGTAAGACAAAAGATTTCTCTTCTGCATCTTTGTTATGGAAAAGGAGCGAGACGCCTCCTAATCTCACTCGATACAATTTGACGCCATTTGCCATCACTCTCAATGAGATTGCACCAGGACTGAA GATTAAGGAGAAGCTTCCACCTACGGATTCAAGACTCAGGCCAGATCAACGACATCTGGAAAACGGGGAGTACGACAAAGCAAACGAAGAGAAACAAAGATTGGAGACACGACAAAGGATG TCCAGAAAGTTACAAGAAAATGGTTGGAGGGCCAGATGGTTCAATAGAGAAAGTGAGGATGGACCCTTCCGCTATGCAGGTGGATATTGGGAAGcaagagagaaaagaaaatggGATGACTGTGCTGATATATTTGGCCAGTTCTGTGAAGATCTTAGTTCAACTAAAGGGTCTTAA
- the LOC108208826 gene encoding oxysterol-binding protein-related protein 2A isoform X2 — MRVKQMYHPLCCLPLENTAIGNQSPEISTSGIAGSESSSSFAGVLSKWTNYSKGWRSRWFVLRHGVLSYSKTHRLENFATPPPESDVSLIGPVPSVNPTTTSRHKNTQSGIIHLKISSFRESRSDNRRFYIFTATKTLHLRTHSKKERVAWIRALVSTRCLYSLRPLNDNLSLVPSNLSLSTAKLKNCLLENGISEVLVKDCEQIMISEFSDIEGQVKVLCEERSNLLDTLRQLEAANFEAETSGATDGDYQLTKFEYSSSSLGRGKFAGYSTTESSDDAGKQELDEVSDEEEAQFFDTEECFPEATTSSGSIGVDYMAKSIDCQINNIGSASSKMDINASGYPPFRRRNKLPDPVEKEKGVSLWAMIKDMVGKDLSRVCLPVYFNEPISTLQKCFEELEYSHLLDQAYEYGKEGNSLLRILSVAAFAVSGYASTDGRHCKPFNPMLGETYEADYPEKGVRFFSEKVSHHPTLIACHCEGKGWKFWGDSNLRSKFWGRSIQLDPLGTLTLEFDDGEIFQWSKVTTTIYNLILGKLYCDHHGTMQICGNRQYSCTLKFKEQSILDRNPRQVHGFVEDDTGEKVATLYGKWDEHMYYTLGDRVSKTKDFSSASLLWKRSETPPNLTRYNLTPFAITLNEIAPGLKEKLPPTDSRLRPDQRHLENGEYDKANEEKQRLETRQRMSRKLQENGWRARWFNRESEDGPFRYAGGYWEAREKRKWDDCADIFGQFCEDLSSTKGS, encoded by the exons ATGCGAGTTAAGCAAATGTATCATCCTCTATGTTGTTTACCGCTCGAAAACACCGCGATCGGAAACCAGTCGCCGGAGATTTCAACCTCCGGCATTGCCGGATCTGAATCATCCTCTTCATTCGCCGGAGTTTTGTCCAAGTGGACCAATTACAGTAAGGGATGGAGATCCAGGTGGTTCGTATTACGTCACGGCGTTTTGTCTTACTCCAAGACTCACCGCCTCGAAAACTTCGCCACGCCCCCGCCGGAAAGTGACGTCAGCCTCATCGGCCCCGTCCCCTCCGTCAATCCCACCACCACTAGTAGACATAAGAATACACAATCTGGAATAATCCATCTCAAG ATCTCTTCGTTTAGGGAGAGCAGGTCGGACAATAGGAGGTTTTATATTTTTACGGCGACTAAGACTCTTCACTTGAGAACACATTCGAAGAAAGAGAGGGTGGCTTGGATAAGAGCTTTGGTTTCAACTAGATGTCTCTATTCTTTAAGACCGTTGAATGATAATCTCTCACTTGTACCGAGCAATTTATCTCTATCGACTGCGAAACTTAAGAATTGTTTGCTTGAGAATGGCATTAGCGAGGTACTTGTTAAGGACTGTGAGCAGATTATGATCTCGGAATTTTCAGATATAGAAGGTCAAGTTAAAGTTCTTTGTGAGGAGCGCTCCAATTTGCTGGACACATTAAGGCAGCTCGAG GCGGCTAATTTTGAAGCTGAAACCTCAGGTGCTACTGATGGTGATTATCAGTTGACAAAGTTTGAATATTCAAGTTCAAGTCTAGGGCGTGGAAAATTTGCTG GATACAGCACAACCGAATCATCTGATGATGCTGGGAAGCAAGAGCTTGATGAAGTGTCAGATGAAGAGGAAGCTCAATTTTTTGACACTGAAGAGTGTTTTCCTGAAGCAACAACTAGTTCTGGGTCTATAGGTGTAGATTACATGGCTAAGAGTATCGATTGTCAAATCAATAATATTGGCAGCGCGAGTAGCAAAATGGATATCAATGCCTCTGGATATCCACCGTTCAGGAGGCGGAATAAGCTCCCGGATCCTGTTGAAAAGGAGAAAGGTGTCAGTTTATGGGCTATGATAAAAGACATGGTAGGAAAGGATCTTAGTAGAGTCTGTTTGCCTGTGTACTTCAACGAGCCGATATCAACTCTTCAGAAATGCTTTGAGGAATTAGAATACTCTCATCTTTTAGATCAGGCATATGAGTATGGGAAAGAG GGCAACAGTCTCCTGAGAATTTTAAGTGTTGCTGCATTTGCGGTTTCTGGATATGCATCCACTGATGGTCGACATTGTAAACCTTTCAATCCTATGCTAGGGGAAACATATGAAGCTGACTATCCTGAAAAAGGAGTGCGTTTTTTCTCAGAAAAG GTAAGTCACCATCCAACCCTCATTGCTTGCCATTGCGAAGGTAAAGGGTGGAAATTTTGGGGGGACAGCAATCTGCGATCAAAATTTTGGGGAAGATCAATACAGCTCGATCCCCTTGGAACTCTTACCTTGGAATTTGACGACGGCGAGATTTTCCAGTGGAGCAAG GTTACAACCACAATTTATAATCTCATACTTGGTAAACTATACTGCGATCACCATGGAACAATGCAAATATGTGGTAATCGCCAATATTCATGTACACTCAAGTTCAAAGAACAGTCTATCCTAGATCGCAATCCACGACAG GTTCAtggatttgttgaagatgatacaGGGGAAAAAGTTGCTACCCTATACGGGAAGTGGGATGAGCACATGTATTATACACTTGGAGATCGAGTCAGTAAGACAAAAGATTTCTCTTCTGCATCTTTGTTATGGAAAAGGAGCGAGACGCCTCCTAATCTCACTCGATACAATTTGACGCCATTTGCCATCACTCTCAATGAGATTGCACCAGGACTGAAG GAGAAGCTTCCACCTACGGATTCAAGACTCAGGCCAGATCAACGACATCTGGAAAACGGGGAGTACGACAAAGCAAACGAAGAGAAACAAAGATTGGAGACACGACAAAGGATG TCCAGAAAGTTACAAGAAAATGGTTGGAGGGCCAGATGGTTCAATAGAGAAAGTGAGGATGGACCCTTCCGCTATGCAGGTGGATATTGGGAAGcaagagagaaaagaaaatggGATGACTGTGCTGATATATTTGGCCAGTTCTGTGAAGATCTTAGTTCAACTAAAGGGTCTTAA
- the LOC108208826 gene encoding oxysterol-binding protein-related protein 2A isoform X4 produces MISEFSDIEGQVKVLCEERSNLLDTLRQLEAANFEAETSGATDGDYQLTKFEYSSSSLGRGKFAGYSTTESSDDAGKQELDEVSDEEEAQFFDTEECFPEATTSSGSIGVDYMAKSIDCQINNIGSASSKMDINASGYPPFRRRNKLPDPVEKEKGVSLWAMIKDMVGKDLSRVCLPVYFNEPISTLQKCFEELEYSHLLDQAYEYGKEGNSLLRILSVAAFAVSGYASTDGRHCKPFNPMLGETYEADYPEKGVRFFSEKVSHHPTLIACHCEGKGWKFWGDSNLRSKFWGRSIQLDPLGTLTLEFDDGEIFQWSKVTTTIYNLILGKLYCDHHGTMQICGNRQYSCTLKFKEQSILDRNPRQVHGFVEDDTGEKVATLYGKWDEHMYYTLGDRVSKTKDFSSASLLWKRSETPPNLTRYNLTPFAITLNEIAPGLKEKLPPTDSRLRPDQRHLENGEYDKANEEKQRLETRQRMSRKLQENGWRARWFNRESEDGPFRYAGGYWEAREKRKWDDCADIFGQFCEDLSSTKGS; encoded by the exons ATGATCTCGGAATTTTCAGATATAGAAGGTCAAGTTAAAGTTCTTTGTGAGGAGCGCTCCAATTTGCTGGACACATTAAGGCAGCTCGAG GCGGCTAATTTTGAAGCTGAAACCTCAGGTGCTACTGATGGTGATTATCAGTTGACAAAGTTTGAATATTCAAGTTCAAGTCTAGGGCGTGGAAAATTTGCTG GATACAGCACAACCGAATCATCTGATGATGCTGGGAAGCAAGAGCTTGATGAAGTGTCAGATGAAGAGGAAGCTCAATTTTTTGACACTGAAGAGTGTTTTCCTGAAGCAACAACTAGTTCTGGGTCTATAGGTGTAGATTACATGGCTAAGAGTATCGATTGTCAAATCAATAATATTGGCAGCGCGAGTAGCAAAATGGATATCAATGCCTCTGGATATCCACCGTTCAGGAGGCGGAATAAGCTCCCGGATCCTGTTGAAAAGGAGAAAGGTGTCAGTTTATGGGCTATGATAAAAGACATGGTAGGAAAGGATCTTAGTAGAGTCTGTTTGCCTGTGTACTTCAACGAGCCGATATCAACTCTTCAGAAATGCTTTGAGGAATTAGAATACTCTCATCTTTTAGATCAGGCATATGAGTATGGGAAAGAG GGCAACAGTCTCCTGAGAATTTTAAGTGTTGCTGCATTTGCGGTTTCTGGATATGCATCCACTGATGGTCGACATTGTAAACCTTTCAATCCTATGCTAGGGGAAACATATGAAGCTGACTATCCTGAAAAAGGAGTGCGTTTTTTCTCAGAAAAG GTAAGTCACCATCCAACCCTCATTGCTTGCCATTGCGAAGGTAAAGGGTGGAAATTTTGGGGGGACAGCAATCTGCGATCAAAATTTTGGGGAAGATCAATACAGCTCGATCCCCTTGGAACTCTTACCTTGGAATTTGACGACGGCGAGATTTTCCAGTGGAGCAAG GTTACAACCACAATTTATAATCTCATACTTGGTAAACTATACTGCGATCACCATGGAACAATGCAAATATGTGGTAATCGCCAATATTCATGTACACTCAAGTTCAAAGAACAGTCTATCCTAGATCGCAATCCACGACAG GTTCAtggatttgttgaagatgatacaGGGGAAAAAGTTGCTACCCTATACGGGAAGTGGGATGAGCACATGTATTATACACTTGGAGATCGAGTCAGTAAGACAAAAGATTTCTCTTCTGCATCTTTGTTATGGAAAAGGAGCGAGACGCCTCCTAATCTCACTCGATACAATTTGACGCCATTTGCCATCACTCTCAATGAGATTGCACCAGGACTGAAG GAGAAGCTTCCACCTACGGATTCAAGACTCAGGCCAGATCAACGACATCTGGAAAACGGGGAGTACGACAAAGCAAACGAAGAGAAACAAAGATTGGAGACACGACAAAGGATG TCCAGAAAGTTACAAGAAAATGGTTGGAGGGCCAGATGGTTCAATAGAGAAAGTGAGGATGGACCCTTCCGCTATGCAGGTGGATATTGGGAAGcaagagagaaaagaaaatggGATGACTGTGCTGATATATTTGGCCAGTTCTGTGAAGATCTTAGTTCAACTAAAGGGTCTTAA
- the LOC108208828 gene encoding protein NRT1/ PTR FAMILY 6.3 produces MALPETQADKTLQDAWDYKGRPAVRSSTGGWTAAAKILGVETCERLTTLGIAVNLVTYLTSTMHLGSASSANTVTNFLGTSFMLCLLGGFVADTFLGRYLTIAIFAAVQGIGVTILTISTTIPSLRPPRCDPGSPSCVSADGMQLVVLFTALYLTALGTGGLKSSVSGFGSDQFDETHKEEKIQMTSFFNWFFFFISLGSLIAVTVLVYIQDNLGRRWGYGVIACAIGIGLVVFISGTKQYRFKKLMGSPLTQIATVFVAAWRKRNAESPSDLSLLFDIDDIENEGSKKKQKLPHSKQFRFLDKAAIIDTNNKMNAKMIHDKWSLSTLTDVEEVKMVIRMLPIWATTIMFWTVYAQVTTFSVSQATTMDRHMGKSFQIPSASMTVFFVGSILLTVPFYDKVVIPIAKKTLKHPQGLSPLQSIGIGLVLSIFAMAAAALTEIKRLDVAREHKLVHNHNAVLPISVFWLVPQFFLVGAGEALTYIGQLEFFLKECPKGMKTMSTGLFISTLSLGCFFSSILVTIIHKITGDHKPWLADNLNEGKLYNFYWLLTILSILNLVLFLFGAKWYVYKDKRLAEEGIELEEEEAAHH; encoded by the exons ATGGCCCTGCCCGAAACTCAAGCCGATAAAACCCTCCAAGATGCGTGGGACTACAAAGGCCGCCCCGCCGTCCGGTCCTCCACCGGTGGCTGGACGGCGGCGGCCAAGATTCTAG GAGTGGAGACATGCGAAAGGCTGACGACGCTAGGCATTGCGGTGAACTTGGTGACGTACTTAACGAGTACGATGCATCTCGGCAGCGCTAGCTCCGCCAACACCGTCACCAACTTCCTCGGGACCTCCTTTATGCTTTGTTTGCTTGGCGGTTTCGTAGCTGACACTTTCCTTGGAAG GTACCTCACTATTGCCATTTTCGCTGCAGTCCAAGGAATT GGTGTGACAATTTTAACGATATCAACCACGATCCCGAGCCTCCGTCCCCCAAGATGCGATCCGGGTTCGCCATCGTGTGTTTCTGCAGACGGCATGCAGCTAGTTGTTCTATTTACCGCCCTGTACCTCACTGCACTCGGAACCGGTGGACTAAAATCCAGCGtgtcgggtttcggttcggatCAGTTTGACGAAACACACAAGGAAGAGAAAATACAAATGACGAGTTTCTTCAACTGGTTCTTTTTCTTCATAAGTCTCGGGTCCCTGATCGCCGTGACAGTGCTTGTTTACATCCAGGATAATCTCGGGAGGCGCTGGGGTTACGGCGTAATTGCCTGCGCGATCGGTATAGGACTTGTGGTATTTATATCGGGGACGAAACAATACCGGTTCAAGAAACTCATGGGGAGCCCATTGACGCAGATCGCCACCGTTTTTGTCGCGGCTTGGAGGAAGAGAAATGCCGAATCACCGTCCGATTTATCACTTTTATTCGACATCGACGATATTGAAAACGAGGGAtcaaagaagaagcagaagctgccgCATAGTAAACAGTTCCG CTTCTTGGATAAGGCTGCCATCATAGACACCAACAATAAAATGAATGCAAAAATGATACATGATAAATGGTCTCTCTCGACTTTAACCGATGTTGAAGAAGTAAAAATGGTGATCAGAATGTTACCGATTTGGGCTACCACAATAATGTTCTGGACAGTTTATGCCCAGGTGACCACATTTTCGGTTTCGCAAGCCACCACCATGGACCGTCACATGGGTAAGTCTTTCCAGATTCCGTCAGCATCGATGACAGTTTTCTTCGTTGGCAGCATCCTCTTGACTGTCCCTTTTTACGACAAAGTTGTCATTCCGATTGCCAAAAAAACGCTGAAACATCCACAAGGTTTGAGCCCGTTGCAGAGTATCGGGATCGGCCTTGTTTTGTCAATATTTGCCATGGCTGCTGCTGCATTGACAGAAATCAAAAGATTAGACGTTGCACGAGAACATAAACTGGTTCATAATCATAATGCTGTGTTACCCATAAGTGTTTTTTGGTTAGTCCCGCAGTTTTTCTTAGTGGGCGCTGGAGAGGCGTTAACTTATATCGGGCAGCTTGAATTTTTCCTCAAGGAGTGTCCTAAAGGGATGAAGACAATGAGCACAGGTCTATTCATAAGCACACTTTCACTAGGGTGTTTCTTCAGCTCCATATTAGTCACTATCATTCACAAGATTACAGGAGATCATAAGCCATGGTTAGCGGATAACCTTAACGAAGGAAAGCTCTATAACTTCTACTGGCTGCTGACAATTCTAAGTATTTTGAACCTGGTGCTATTTTTGTTTGGTGCTAAGTGGTATGTGTACAAGGACAAGAGGCTTGCTGAGGAGGGAATCGAATTGGAAGAGGAAGAAGCTGCTCACCATTAA